ACCCGCGGGATCGATGAGGGTGCTGCCAATGCGATTCTTATCAAGCTCAACCAGGTCGGGACGCTCACGGAGACACTCCAGGCCATGGAGTTGGCGCGGTCTGCCGGGTACCGGACCGTCATCTCGCATCGGTCGGGTGAAACCGAGGACACGACAATAGCCGATCTGGCGGTGGCGACGGGCGCGAGTCAGATCAAGACTGGCTCCCTCAGCCGGACCGAACGGACCTGCAAGTATAATCAACTGCTTCGGATTGAGGAAGCGCTGGGGCCGGATGCGGTCCTGGCGGCTCCTTTTGCCAAGACATCGTAACGCAGTTACGGTCGTCGGCCTTCTGAGGTCCCTCGTCCGCCTGCCGGTTCAGGCTCGCTTGCCTGCAGTTCGGATGCGACACTGAGACCGGCAACCTGCCGTACGCTCTCCTCGAACTCCTTCAACTTGGCCATTTCGAGTTTAAGTTTACCGAGTTGCTCGGCCTGTCCTTGCAGGAGCGAGATCATTGTGCGGTTTTCACGCTCCAAATATTTCATACGGGTCCGGTAATACTGGTCCCGGCCCAGATTGACTAATGTGACAATCGAGCCGACGGTCAGGCCCATCAGCACGATGGAGGACAGGGCGATGGTCCGCCTCGACAGGTAAAACTGCCGCATCAGACCGCCTTCAGTAAAGGCCATGATCGTCACGACACCCCGGAACCCGGCGCCGATAATAGATCCCAGCGTCCAAAGACCGTGAAATGCCCCCCTCAGCACTCCGCATCGCTATCCCTCCTTACCAAAGCTGACAGCTATTAGCTGATCGCTAACGGCTGATTACTGCCAGTTATCGTCTTCCGAAATGATCGTATCCGCCGGTCAGCGTCACCGTACTGCCGTCTTGCCGTTCGACTCGGCATTCCTGACCCGCGTGTTGCACCTCCCCCACCTCGGTGACAGTCACGACGTCAGGGAAGATGGCGGCTATATCGGCAGGCTCCCACGACGAGGTAAAGAGCAGCTCGAAGTCCTCTCCGCCCTGCAGCGCCATGGCAAGCGGATCATGACCGAAGCGCTGCGCAACGGCTGCCGCTGCCTGATCGATTGGAATCCGATCCGCTTTGATCGTCGCCGAGACCCCGCTCTCACGACACAGGCGGACCAAGTCCAAAGCCAGCCCGTCGCTCACGTCGATCATTGCCGACGCGGCTCCGGCCTCCGCCAGCGCCCGTCCCTCTCGAATCCTTGGAATAGGACAGAGATGTCGCTCGATGGCCTGCCTGGCGGCCTCTCGGAGCGATTCAGAAACTTCAAACGGGATCTCGACCTGATCGTCACGGAGGCGGCACCCGGCTTTAAGCGCCGCGAGACCTGCCGCCGCTGCGCCTAACCGGCCCGTGACCCAAATCCGCTCCCCTGGTTTCGCGCCGGAACGCGTCACCGCCCTCCCTGTTTTTACTTCCCCCACCAGGGTTACGCCGATTGTAAGAGTGGAGGAGGCGGAGAGATCCCCACCGATGATCTCGACCCCAAATCGTACGCCTTCCTCGTGGAGGCCACGATAGAGCTCATCGACAAACTCGATCTCTCCATCAGGCGACATTGCCAGTACGGCTAACGCGGCGCGCGGCAGGCCCCCCATCGCGGCAATATCACTCAGATTCACTCCCATCGCCTTACGTCCGAGACGATAGGGCGTGATGGTCTGCAGCGTGAAATCGACCCCCTCGACGAGCAGGTCCGTCGTGAGCAGAAGATCTGTGCCCGCTGCAGGCCGCAACGCGGCGCAGTCGTCGCCGATACCCAGAACGGCATCGCGCGGTTGAGGCAGGATGCTTCTGATCCGTTCGATCAGGCCACATTCGCCGATAGTCGACACCTTCATCGGTCATCCTCAGCCCCCTCACCATGCTTCTCTCCGTACCTAGGGGGTACCCGTGGGGAGAGGGAGGGGTGAGAGGTATCGGGATGGACGCTGCGCACGGCATAGAGACGATCGGCGAGTCGAGCGAATTCATCGAGGCTCAGGGTTTCCCCGCGGCGCTTCGGATCGATCTCTACATCCGCCATGGTCTGCTCCAGAGCTGCGGGCTCCGCCATAATACCGGCCTGCAGCAAGGCATTGCGCACCATCTTCCTGCGCTGCCCGAAAGCCGCCCGCACGACCCGAAACAGCAGATCAGGGGATCGTACCGTCACCCTGGGTTCCGGCAACAGGTCGAGGCGAACGAGGGTAGAATCCACCGCGGGCTTCGGATAGAAGGCTGTTCGCGGGACCTGCGCCACCGCTGTGACATCGGCCTCGTAGCGACAACGGAGTGTTAAGGCGCTGTAC
The nucleotide sequence above comes from Candidatus Methylomirabilis lanthanidiphila. Encoded proteins:
- a CDS encoding thiamine-monophosphate kinase; amino-acid sequence: MKVSTIGECGLIERIRSILPQPRDAVLGIGDDCAALRPAAGTDLLLTTDLLVEGVDFTLQTITPYRLGRKAMGVNLSDIAAMGGLPRAALAVLAMSPDGEIEFVDELYRGLHEEGVRFGVEIIGGDLSASSTLTIGVTLVGEVKTGRAVTRSGAKPGERIWVTGRLGAAAAGLAALKAGCRLRDDQVEIPFEVSESLREAARQAIERHLCPIPRIREGRALAEAGAASAMIDVSDGLALDLVRLCRESGVSATIKADRIPIDQAAAAVAQRFGHDPLAMALQGGEDFELLFTSSWEPADIAAIFPDVVTVTEVGEVQHAGQECRVERQDGSTVTLTGGYDHFGRR